The DNA region AGGTGTGGCTGTGGTGTCTGTAGAGCTGCTTTCTGGTGAAACAGAGCTAGTGCTGGTGTCATCAAAGGACAACAGAGGGAGCAGGAGTTTTCCTGGAAATCCTCTCCAAAGCTTTTCCCCAGAAATTCTGCAGAAGCTCCTCTGTTAATTTGGCACTGGAGTGCTCATCTGCCTCCCTAGCTCTGGAAGTGTCTTGTAGAGTAGACACAGGTGTTCCTCTTAGCTGGCTCTTCAGAGGGAATAAGAGGGAATATTTCCCAAAATGAAAACTGACAGAGCCTGTGTGACACGCCTGTCTCCATCCATCACTATGACATGATTATTTTGTTTGCTCTTGCCAAACTTTGACATTTCCTGCACACGTCTAAATAGTGATTGCACACGGTGTTCTGGACCcagggcagtgacagcagcagacaGGGCATGTCCTGTGGGTGGAAAAGCTGCTGGAGAGCTGCCATGAGCATCCTCAGAACTACAGCATGGCCAAGCCTGCCATGACCCCACACTGCCTCATTTCTGAGCAACAAGTTGTTCCTGTAACTGCTGCACTCTCAAATGCATGAGGCTTCtccagggaaaaggaaagggcaaGGAGCAGAGCCCATCTCAGGAGGGCTGAGCACCTCTCCAGggtaccaggaaaacaaaactctcccaAAGCTATGTTGTTCCTCCTATCCTGTTTAACATCTTTTCCTCCATCAGGATGGTTCTTGATAGGAATCAGCTTCTGGAACACAAAGCTGCTGTGGGGTTGCACCAGAAGAGGtggcttgtcacagacatcttttatgaaaaatcttttttttaagatttttcttcctgagaagctgagaagcctcagaaatgaaatgtaaacaatgattatctgctgctgtggaatgcaacaggtgcatctttgatttgctcatgttggttgtttctaattaatggccaatcacagtcagctggctcggacagagagcccaagccacaagcttttgttatcattctttctttttctattcttagccagccttctgaagaaatcctttcctctatccttttagtatagttttaatgtaatatatataataaaataataaatcaagccttctgaaacatggagtcagatcctcatctcttccctcatcctgagacccctgtgaacaccgtcacagtggCTCTGGTTGCCCTCCCAGCTGCCAGGACTCAAGAGGTGTCTCCATACAGGCACTGCCATTCTATCTCCATCTCCACAAAGGGTTAGTGAGATCTGACATGGCCAATGGAAGAGAAAACCACTCCATGCAGGACCTGAAGGAATGTCAGCATGTTATGCTGAGGGGAGATTTGGGTTGGAtaacaggaaaaggttcttccccccccgccccccccagaAGTGGTGGAGCACTGAACAGGTTCCCAGGGaaggggcacagccccaaggctgccagagctccagcagcatttggacaatgctctcagggatgcccagggtgggattgttggggtgtctgtgcaagaccaggagttggactggatgatccctgtgggtcccttccagcttggGGTAttgtgtgattctatgattccatgataccTGGGAGGGCAGACAGCCATCAGTGACAAGCCTGGAGAGCAGTGTGGATGTCAGGCTGCTACTGGCAGCAAGGGCAGTCATCACTATCACTGGCAGTTCCCAGCTCCTTCAAATTCCCTGTGTGTGACCCCCACTCCAACAGCAATCCCACACCACATCCAGGTGGTTCAGTTCAGTAACCAGGACACTTGGGGGGGTTCTACCTTTTCCTTCTGAGGCTATTGTAGGTGAGCTGTGAGACCCTGCATAAAGGAATCACAgatcacagaaatgtcctggttggaaatgagaggaaaaaataCATACAAGGATTACATGCAAGAAATGGCTTTCCTGCACGCTCCACAAAGCCATTAAACAGGTTCTAATAGGCTCATTTTATAAAACACTGATACAAAGGTGGAAGAGAAATATGAGGCTGCTGTATAGTACAGACCTGACTGAAGGTACTTCAGATATGAGCCCAAGTGTGCAAAGAGATTTTTGCTGTCTGGCTCCCACAGACTCAAAAAGTGTCCACAATCCAGCGCCAGGAATTAGGGGGTGAGGTGAGGCCTCATGAGGGCCATGGGGATACCTGACCCCTGCTCTGGAACATTGAAAGATCCAttagtgacactgcagggatgtgaGCAGGATGTGGATGTGATGTGCCATGGACTGTAGGTGATCCTGTGCAGCCTGGAGAGGCCACGTGCTCCCAGGCCTCAGGGGCTCTCCTGTTCTCTGCATGCACTTCACAAGCCTAAATGCATTATTTAACTGCTCTCTTTTTAAAAGACTGGGGCAGAGGTTTGCCTGAGATGATTATTGCTACTGCTTGCAGAATTAAACTGTGGATTTAAATAGGTTTTATTTAATTAACATGAATGAAATAAATGTTTGTGTCTGAATCAGTCTCAGGAGAGGTCCCAGATCAGACAGTGCCAGTAAAACTGACTGACCTGTGCTTTTTCCAGCAGGATGAGCACAAAAATCTCTCTGTGGCATCTAGACAAGATTCCTTAATCTCCTTAGGCTGTCTCAGGGACAGGCATAGCTGCCAACAGTGCAGGGGCTGGGATTGCAGGGCTGGGTGGGTAAAATCGTGCTTGGGTTCCACGTTCCAGTGGAAGTGAAAGCAGCCTGGGATTTGGTGAACAAAGTACCACAAAGTCCTGGATATTGCTCTTCCCtcaggtcctgctgctgccctcactGACACACAGCCCAAGTGCCCCAATCCTGATTATCCTCGTGCCAGCTGGCCTGTGGACAGCTGCATGCAGAAAACCTAAAAATTCCAAGAATTGCTCCATCTGAGTGCTTGCATATCCAGCTCTAAAATCCTCATGCACCacctgtgtcctggctgtctgtGGGTGTGATGGCAGCTCAGTGctgaggcagagagagggaagcgCAGTGGGATGATCTGCCAAACCTGTTTATCCCACATTTTTCCTGAAAAGTGTGTGCCCACTGATCCCAAACAATGTATCCCTCAGCCCTTCCCTTATCTTATTCCTTTATGGAAGTGTGGCAATCAAGAGGGGAGGGAGTTCAGTGCCACCCATCTCCTCTCCCAACACAAGGGCATCACCACAAACCAGGGTTCACTTCCAGCACGTTCCATAGAATCAttgaatcattaaggctggaaatgCTCTCTAATTTCAAGtctaaccattaacccagcactactGTGTTCACCACTGGCTCATATCAGGAACAGGGTGTCCagcaggcccagggcagtgactgtctttctgtgctggcacctgtgaggcacctccagccctggggacagctctgggccctcacAGCAagagacactgaggggctggagcatatGCAGGGAATGGAAtagagctggggaagggaatggagcaccaggagtggctgaaggagctggaaaggggctcagcctggagcaaaggaggctcaggggggaccttgtggctctgcacaactcctgacagggaggggacagctgggggtggtcgggctctgctcccaggaaacagggacaggacaagggggaacagcATCAAGTTGTGCCACAGGAGtttcaggttggatatcaggaggaatttctccactgtaagggtgctcaggccttggaaggggctgcccagggaggtttagagtccccatccctgcaggtgtccaagGAATACCTggatatggcactcagtgccataaGCTGGGTGACACAGTGGGGTGTCACAGCATATGTTGGAGTCGAGGGGGCCACAATATACAGAGCATCACCACACAAATTCAGAAAGCTTTAAGCGTTTGCTCAAGCAGAGTAACACCTTACCTCATCAGAAAGCTTCAGGCATctgcccatacagagtaacactGTGTCACTCCAGACAGCTTCAAGCAGCTCTTTGCTGTTTTACAGTACAACCTTTTATATTCCTCATCCcacatgccctgcccctgtgtgccctctgttccctttggtggttggtcagtgcccctgggcactccatggctcattgctgtcagtgctgctcacctgctgctcacagctgtgcccattgggGCTCAGCCCCACCCCAACCACCACAAACTCTGTGCCCACAACACAGTTTGGGgattggtcacaggttggacttgatgagctTGGAGGTGTTTTCCTACCtcattgattctgtgattttgtaaaCTATGTCCCAAGGTGTCCCATTGCCACACCTGAACCCTTCCTTTTGCAGCAGCACCCAAACACCCACACAACCAAACATGGAACACCCAGCCTCCACCCTGCAGTTGCTTCTGTTGCCAAATCAGGTGGAAACACACCGAAAAACGCTGGGAAACTCTGAATTAATCCCTTTTTTTGACTAACCATACTGCTTCTCCAGATCTTTTTATTCCAGCTCTCCCATTTAACCACCTGCGGCTGTTACACCCCTGAAGATATAAATTGGAGGTTTTCCCATATCATACAGTGGTGTAGAAACCCAGGAGTCTAGAAGATTCCTAAATTACTTTGGCTCTGTGAAAACGAGTCCTGAGCCACTTGAGTCCCAAGGCTGAGTCAAAGGTGAGTGTTAGTTTTATTATTGCCACACGGGATAAGAGGAGTAAGAAACTGTAGTGCTGTATTAGTCATTCTTGAGATAGTCATAACTATTATTTGTACAATAGTTCAAGGGCTGAACTATAACCTGTTGGAATGTTTAGGAGCTGATTGAGGAGtggggagcaggcagggatgggtgAGAGGgcaaaaattatatatttattgtaGCAAATgtagatatattttatttatgcaCACTGCATACATGCATAGATAGATGGGTATATGGGAATATATGTGTAAAGTCACATAAACCACACACGAGTGTATAAAATTATACACTCGTGTTATTCCAAGGCAGAATGGGTTCAAATTGAAGGAGTAGGTTTATATTAgatattagggggaaaaaaaattccctgtgagggtggcgaggccctggcacaggttgcctagAGAAGCAACCTGTGCCCAACTCTGGACATCTTCAAAGCCGgtctggacggggcttggagcaacctgggatagtgaaagttgtccctgcccatggcaggggtttggaacgaGATGGgtccaaaccattccacgattccaTGGTGATCCTTCCACATAAGCATACACCCACAAAGGCGCAGCTCTGTGTACAAAACATTCTCTAATAAACCATAATTAGACGGCTAATAGCATTTACCCGTAAACACCAATAACCACCTGAACGCGCGCCCGTTGCGGCAGCAGCGGTGCCGagcccgcggcggggcggggaggagGCGAATCCAGCCCCGGAGCTGCCGCGGTgccggggaggaggagaaggcgaatccagccCCGGAGCTGCCGCCGTGCCGGGGAGGAGGAGGCGAATCCAGCCCCGGAGCTGCCGCGGTgccggggaggaggagaaggcgaatccagccCCGGAGCTGCCGCCGTGCCGGGGAGGAGGAGGCGaatccagccccggagccgccccggccGGGCGGGGCCTGGGCCCAGCGGAGCCGCCCCTGcagccgcggcccggcccggcatgAGGCTGAGCCGGGCGGCCGTGCTGGCACAGGCCAAGGCGGCCGCGCTCGACGGCGTCCGCCGCCTCAACTGCTGGTGGgcgcggggacagcagggacagggggccgggGGACGGCAGGGATGAGGGGGGACAGGCAGGGGTGAGGCTGAGAGGGCAGTGATGGAGAAGGGACAGGCAggcctgggctgggggcacaggctgGGATCAGGAGAGGGGACGGGCAGGGATGGATGAGGGGCGGCAGGGCAGGATGGAGAGGGGAGAGGAAGGGATGGAGATGGGATaggctggggacacgggcagagatggggaggggggacaagggtgaagggagggagctgggtgtcagggatggggaggagagacaaggatggagggagggagctgggtGTCAGGCCGGGATGGGGAAGGAGAGGCAAAGCAAGGCCCATGGCAGGCTGTGCTAGAGCAGTTTGGTGGGGCCAGGctgggggctggggctgtgaaccTGGctgtgggggtgcagggggaggcTGAGCTGTGCTCTCCCTGACTCCCCTCTCCtcttgcaggggcagccacctgACGGATGTAAGTACTGgaggagccagagctggagcctgggcccacagctggagcagggacaccGTGGAGGCCATGGGGTtggcagggcactggggagggccTGGCTTCGGTCTGGCCCGGTGCCTGTGAGCTGCAGGGCTTTTCAGGCTTGATTAGCATCTCACACCATTAAAAAGGAAGTGATTGCTGCTGTTTCCACATTGGAAAATTTCTCTCCAAGGCCCAGCATGGAGTCTCGGAGAGCAGGACCCTGAGTCCTGCCTCTGTGGTGATTTTGGATGAGGTTCTGTCGCTAGGGGAGGGCTGGCAGGGGTGGGAGGGAGCCTTTCTTGCATGTGGAGGCTGCAGAGTTGCTGGAGCAGAAGAACAATGTGACACTGGCTGGTATCTGCACTTCCACTCCTGAGcagaggctggaggagctgctgacgCTGCACTCTCTGTGTCAGAAAATCTCTGGTGTTGTTAAGCTCGGGTTAGACTGAAGCAAACCCAAATTCCTGATGGTGCTTTTTGTGATTTCAATTTGGTTTATTTATATTTTCCCCCATGAGTGCCAACTTGTTGTTTCTGTCTCTCCCTGCTCAGATATCAATATGCCGGGATTTGCCCAACATCGAGGTGATCACGTTCAGGTGAATGCCAGTTTGCCAGCTTTGGAGAGGGCAGGGAAATCACCTTTTCCTGGGGGTTGTTTCTTTCCATGTTGCTGGGGTTGTGTGTGTGAGCTGCCTGGCTCTTTGTGCCCCATTTCTCAAGCAGCAGAGATACAGACAGGATTAttcctcagcagctcctctgcactACTCCCTGTGCTcttgagaaaatattttctgttttgacAAGTGATAAAACCCCTTAGGATTGTTGCTCCTGAAATTCTACTCCATAGTTTCGACAGGGATCTTCATGGCCTCTCTATGTGGCCTGTTTCCAAAATACTTGTTGAAATATTTTGTGGATCTCTCAAAGCTTTCCCTTTCCGTAATATGCTCAACTTTCACCTGTCCTGGGGATCCCATGGAGCGAATCTCTGTGAATTGGAGCCTTTTAACTTGGGAATCTTACGTGGGTTCTCCTTGGGTGGGTCTGAGGAGCTGCTACAGAAAAGGGGGCAGGTTTGGGGAAAGAAGAGGCTCTTTGTCATCCTCAGCAGGGTGGAGCAAGGGCTCTTTCAATTCTTCCCTCTGCTGACAAAGATGAAATGCCACAAGCCGTGGGCTGAACGCCccttgctgtgccctgctggggtgAGGCAGTTGCAGGAAGGGGCACGGGGCAGGATGGGCTCTGACTGTGTCTTTGCAGCGTGAATGGCATCTCAGACCTGGAGCCGCTGCACCAGTGCCAGAACCTGAGCGAGCTCTACCTGAGGAGGAACAACATCAGGAGCCTGGATGAGCTGTTTTACCTGAAGACGCTGCCGCGGCTGCGGGTGCTGTGGCTGGCAGAGAACCCCTGCTGCGGGCCCGACCCGCACCGCTACCGCATGACCGTGCTGCGCAacctgccctgcctgcagaaACTCGACAACCAGGGTGGGCTTTGGTCACCTGCACGCAGCCCCGGGCCACCAGGgtgggctctgtcccctgcacacAGCCCCGGGCCACCAGGGTGGGATTTGGTCACCTGCACACAGCCCCGGGCCACCAGGGTGGGATTTGGTCACCTGCACACAGCCCCGGGCCACCAGGgtgggctctgtcccctgcacacagccctgggctgccagggtgggctctgtcccctgcacacAGCCCCGGGCCACCAGGgtgggctctgtcccctgcacgCAGCCCTGGGCCACCAGGGTGGGCTTTGGTCAcctgcacacagccctgggccacCAGGgtgggctctgtcccctgcacacagccctgggccacCAGGGTGGGCTttggtcacctgcacacacccccGGGCCACCAGGGTGGGTTCTGGTTACCTGCACACAGCCCCAGGCCACCAGGgtgggctctgtcccctgcaaacagccccagGCCACCAGGGTGGGCTTTGGTCACCTGCAAACAGCCCCAGGCCAGTGCCACCTGGGAAATGGGGATGTGTTGGCTCCTCTTGAGGGCATCCTTTGAGTTTTGCTAGTCAGGGGATGTTAGGGGTTGAGTTAAATCTGGCGCTTCTAAGCTGTTTTCTCTCTGTCTTCCCTTTTCATTTATCTTCCCCTTTCCCatctgcctcctcttcctccttccccttttccttttcctatctccttttcctttccctatccctgtccccttttcccttccctatcCCCTTTCCCTATCCCTTtttccctatccctatcccttttttccttccctgtccccttttccctatcctcttttcccttcctttcccttcactATCCCTTCCCTATGGTAACAAAACAGAGTGCCTCATTATAGCTTGGACAGTACCACTAATTAGTGGTTTGTAGAGCTCTCTCTTTGCTGTGGCCAGACAAAGGTTCTATAACTGgatctgctgctgtagaaaagcttctctgttttctttttcttccatccAGTAGCAGAAATTTGGTTGCTTTTGGAGCCTTCTCCAGAGACAAGAAATAGTAAAGCACGTTTGCATCCCTCCCCGATACCCTTCTCGCTTTGGGAGGCTGGTGATTGCTTCCAGCATTCTCCTGCACTCTCTGCAGCAGCAGAACCTGCCCTGCTAGAGATGCCATccccctgggctgctgcagtgGGTAGCAGCAGGCATTTGCTGTGTCCCTTGCAGCTGTGACAGAGGAGGAGCTGTCGCAGGCGCTGGTGGACGGTGTGGAGATCACGGCGCCGCCGGCCCGCAGCCCCCTGGAGAACGGCTGGTCCAGCACGGCCTGCAGCACCGCTGGAGCCACCACGGAGCCCCAGGGccagctgctcagctgctgcctggaggacaccaggtgagggctgggcagctgccagCATGGCTGGGATGCTGAATTCGTGTGTAGCAAGAAAGGAGCCTGACATTCCAGGCCCACGGCCGGTGCAGCTTCCCACTGTGCTGGTTGCTGCAGTGGAGCCGtgctggttctgtggggctggttCTGCTGTTGGGGGTGGCTTGGGCTCATCAGCTGCTTGTGCAGGCAGGAGTGGATCCTCTCCATTCCCTGGGGTCCTCCAGCTGGATTCTCCTTGCATGGC from Melospiza melodia melodia isolate bMelMel2 chromosome 12, bMelMel2.pri, whole genome shotgun sequence includes:
- the CFAP410 gene encoding cilia- and flagella-associated protein 410, producing MRLSRAAVLAQAKAAALDGVRRLNCWGSHLTDISICRDLPNIEVITFSVNGISDLEPLHQCQNLSELYLRRNNIRSLDELFYLKTLPRLRVLWLAENPCCGPDPHRYRMTVLRNLPCLQKLDNQAVTEEELSQALVDGVEITAPPARSPLENGWSSTACSTAGATTEPQGQLLSCCLEDTSKTQDELDMKLVPRDKYSSFSTQETDCSCKKTSNVLDAILLLMKELDAEELEIIQQTVARRLQALQKKELQEE